In Sporocytophaga myxococcoides, the DNA window TTCTGAAGAAAATGCTTTTAAATTTCAGACTCAGTTTGCGGATTTTATAAAAGAAAAAATAGTAGGGCTTACGGATGAGGTATTAAGTGAAGCTACTAAAGGGTATCTCCTAAGTACAGATAAATTAACGCTGGATTTAGGAGAAATTTCTTTTAATAATTATGAGAATGAAATATATGACAAAATAAAATCTCGACTTTCAGATAAGATCTCCTTACTCTTATCTGGCCAGTTTACTGGCAATCACCAGGAAAATGTCACTTTTTTATCTAAAGAGTTATCAGACCTTCAGGTATTAGATTTTTTTCTTCAGAATGGATTTTTGCCTTGGAATATACATCAGGAATATACTTCCTATTCTGTAAAAAAGTTATTGCTTGAACTGATTGAAAATAACCCTTCCACAATAAAAAAATATATAGAAAAGATTTCTTCCGATGAGGTTTTGGCAAGAAGACTTATTCGTCAGTTCGATGATGAAGTTTTATGGAAAATGGTTACTCTTTGGACTGGCGAACCTGTTTTTCTCAAGCGGTTTTATAAAGAAATTATTACTTTATACAAAAGAAAACCAATTATAAGAAATACATTTTCGGAATTCAGAGATCTTGTGTGGCCTTTTATTCTAAAGGAAGTAATCCTTGAGAAGAAGATGAATTTTGAGACTATTCAGTTTACAGAGGATTTAATGAATTTTGTTTCAGAGGAAACTACAACTGAATATCATAATGTAATACTCGCCTTTTATAACTCAATTGATGATGCTATCAATAATTCATTAAAACATGATGTTCCTGATTTAACAGAAAGTATAAAAGCTATTTTATTAAAGGATGACTTTTCAGATTTAGAACTAAAGAGAAAAATAAAGGAATCGAAAGACTTAGAAAAGGCTTTTAGAGCAAAGGAAAAGAAAGAAAATAAAGACGACGAAGATCCTTTTTTTTTAAACGATTCATTTGAAAATAGGAATAGAGAGGGTCAACAAAAGGAGGATGAATTTATCCTAACTAAGTTTTTATCTTTAAGAAACGAAATATTTGCTGTAGAAAAGGGCACTTTAAATGAAATTATAACAAGAGTAGAGAGGATTATAAAAGCGTTCAGTTTTTCAAATCCTGATTTCTTAAAGAAGAGTTTTGCGATTGCAGGGTGGACATTGGAAGAGCAGATAACCATTAAATTCCTGGATCTGTTTTCAGGAGAAGTGCGGAAGCAGATCATTTTACATATTCTTAAAAAAACTGAATCGGAATTTGAAAGAAGTGTAATTGATCAGGAAAAAAATCTGATTCAAAGGTTCTTTGAAATAGGCCATATTCCTGTTTTATATAATAAACCTTTTACCAGAAATTCAAAGACCTTTCAGACCATCCTTCTGAAAACAGCACAAAATAATACGGATTGGTTTAATGCAATTTTTAAACGTACTATTATAGAGAGTTCCGATAAAGATATAAAGATATCTTTACTAATGGAAATTTTTACAATGGATGTACTGAATAGTATTTTCAAATTGGCAGGACAGGAAGGGGAATTAAAGTTATTTACCGATCAATTGAAAGGGCAGTCAGGAGAACGAGGA includes these proteins:
- a CDS encoding contractile injection system tape measure protein, giving the protein MAEDKHFVQKYVFDVNYDSEENAFKFQTQFADFIKEKIVGLTDEVLSEATKGYLLSTDKLTLDLGEISFNNYENEIYDKIKSRLSDKISLLLSGQFTGNHQENVTFLSKELSDLQVLDFFLQNGFLPWNIHQEYTSYSVKKLLLELIENNPSTIKKYIEKISSDEVLARRLIRQFDDEVLWKMVTLWTGEPVFLKRFYKEIITLYKRKPIIRNTFSEFRDLVWPFILKEVILEKKMNFETIQFTEDLMNFVSEETTTEYHNVILAFYNSIDDAINNSLKHDVPDLTESIKAILLKDDFSDLELKRKIKESKDLEKAFRAKEKKENKDDEDPFFLNDSFENRNREGQQKEDEFILTKFLSLRNEIFAVEKGTLNEIITRVERIIKAFSFSNPDFLKKSFAIAGWTLEEQITIKFLDLFSGEVRKQIILHILKKTESEFERSVIDQEKNLIQRFFEIGHIPVLYNKPFTRNSKTFQTILLKTAQNNTDWFNAIFKRTIIESSDKDIKISLLMEIFTMDVLNSIFKLAGQEGELKLFTDQLKGQSGERGLAKETVNRVDNPDSAASTSGTNDEVYFASRLSEINSPESVVYHLNVLLKKSSPQSGRNIKTQDIKNDDNFINTSEVKLNTLIPLFFEKYTSVAISYFKSLSAREQKAVLKALKGEKLESVEGLIKGHDKILEELIKEIRSENKIVDNTDQKDGAKITEAKAKEHKELKLEYRKLESGEPIYISNAGLVLVHPYLTRFFKMLNLTEGRVFKDEYSSHKAAHILQYLVNKNTSAEEHELVLNKLICGIDLTAPLMRDIEITQEEIEICEGLLEGVIQNWTILKKTSNDNFRSSFLMRQGRLVLESKGWKLKVEEKAYDILVEKLPWSIAMIKMPWMNNIIYVEWK